A region of Longimicrobium sp. DNA encodes the following proteins:
- a CDS encoding UBP-type zinc finger domain-containing protein, with translation MATNCTHTDQIHDVHPNTQGCEECLKTGSWWVHLRMCRTCGHVGCCDSSPNKHATKHFHATQHPIIQSAEPGEDWSWCYVDEVPV, from the coding sequence ATGGCGACGAACTGCACCCACACCGACCAGATCCACGACGTGCACCCCAACACGCAGGGATGCGAGGAGTGCCTGAAGACCGGCAGCTGGTGGGTGCACCTGCGGATGTGCCGCACCTGCGGCCATGTGGGCTGCTGCGACTCGTCGCCCAACAAGCACGCCACCAAGCACTTCCACGCCACGCAGCACCCCATCATCCAGTCCGCCGAGCCGGGCGAGGACTGGAGCTGGTGCTACGTGGACGAGGTCCCGGTGTGA
- a CDS encoding mercuric reductase — protein sequence MRYDVIVIGAGQGGVPLAALLAESGRTVLLAERSEVGGTCVNRGCTPSKSLIASAQAAHDARRARRLGVNTAVEVDFRAVMERVDGIVHQWREGVRQRLERAGERLTVVQAHARLAGPRKVEIEGETHEAETIVLNVGTRHAVPRIPGLDAVPFLTNGSIFALRELPERLVCVGGGYIGCELGQAFRRLGAEVTIIDPGDRLLAREDPQVSAEIEKQFAAEGIGVRKGSRPARVERREDDVVVTMEDGSEAAGSHLLVATGRTPNTGDLGCDAAGVRLDERGFVAVDDGFRTSAEGVFAIGDCTGGPQFTHRAWDDGRILFDILTGQRSGGRDGRLVPYAMFTDPQVGRVGMTEREAREQELDVEVAEMPFAGVARAVEADVPAGVMRILVDRKTERFVGASIVGAQAGELVHVFSVLMQAGATARTVVDTEFIHPTFAEGLQTLVMKLPRYALAPCPASEAAEMMTAAAV from the coding sequence ATGAGATACGACGTGATCGTGATCGGCGCCGGGCAGGGCGGCGTGCCGCTGGCCGCGCTGCTGGCGGAGAGCGGGCGCACGGTGCTGCTGGCGGAGCGCAGCGAGGTGGGCGGCACCTGCGTGAACCGCGGCTGCACGCCCAGCAAGAGCCTGATCGCCAGCGCGCAGGCGGCGCACGACGCGCGGCGCGCCCGTCGTCTTGGCGTGAACACCGCCGTGGAGGTGGACTTCCGCGCGGTGATGGAGCGCGTGGACGGCATCGTCCACCAGTGGCGCGAGGGGGTGCGGCAGCGCCTGGAGCGCGCGGGCGAGCGGCTCACCGTCGTCCAAGCCCACGCGCGCCTCGCCGGACCACGGAAGGTGGAGATCGAGGGCGAGACGCACGAGGCGGAGACCATCGTCCTGAACGTCGGAACGCGCCACGCGGTGCCCAGGATCCCGGGGCTGGACGCGGTGCCCTTCCTCACCAACGGCTCCATCTTCGCGCTGCGCGAGCTGCCGGAGCGGCTGGTGTGCGTCGGCGGCGGCTACATCGGGTGCGAGCTGGGGCAGGCGTTCCGGCGGCTGGGCGCGGAGGTGACGATCATCGACCCCGGCGACCGGCTGCTGGCGCGCGAGGACCCGCAGGTGTCGGCGGAGATCGAGAAGCAGTTCGCCGCCGAGGGGATCGGCGTGCGCAAGGGAAGCCGTCCGGCGCGCGTGGAGCGGCGGGAGGATGACGTCGTGGTGACGATGGAGGACGGGAGCGAGGCGGCCGGATCGCACCTGCTGGTGGCGACGGGGCGGACGCCGAACACCGGCGACCTGGGATGCGACGCGGCCGGCGTGCGGCTGGACGAGCGCGGCTTCGTGGCGGTGGACGACGGCTTCCGCACCTCCGCGGAGGGCGTGTTCGCCATCGGCGACTGCACCGGCGGCCCGCAGTTCACCCACCGCGCGTGGGACGACGGGCGGATCCTCTTCGACATCCTCACCGGCCAGCGGAGCGGCGGGCGCGACGGGCGGCTGGTCCCCTACGCCATGTTCACCGATCCACAGGTCGGCCGCGTGGGGATGACGGAGCGCGAGGCGCGCGAGCAGGAACTCGACGTGGAGGTGGCGGAGATGCCGTTCGCGGGGGTGGCGCGCGCGGTGGAGGCCGACGTCCCCGCCGGGGTGATGCGCATCCTCGTCGACCGGAAGACGGAGCGCTTCGTCGGCGCGTCGATCGTGGGCGCGCAGGCGGGGGAGCTGGTGCACGTATTCTCCGTGCTGATGCAGGCCGGCGCGACCGCACGCACGGTGGTCGACACGGAGTTCATCCACCCCACGTTCGCCGAAGGGTTGCAGACGCTGGTGATGAAGCTCCCGCGCTACGCCCTGGCCCCCTGCCCCGCCTCCGAGGCCGCGGAGATGATGACCGCAGCCGCGGTTTGA
- a CDS encoding RecQ family ATP-dependent DNA helicase, translated as MADAEAGASPAAGADIGALLRERFGLPGFRPGQERVIRAILERGAALAVFPTGGGKSLCYQLPALLLDGVTLVVSPLIALMKDQIDALRALGIDAARLDSSLSFDEAKAVEKRLLSGELRLLYVSPERFNNERFLELLGRVHVALFAVDEAHCISEWGHNFRPDYLKLADIARTLGAERVLALTATATPQVVDDVCASFRIPRDGAVVTGFHRPNLFLSVHPTRPGERDAELVRRVRSRPPGPGIVYVTLQRTAERVAKLLDEAGIPARAYHAGMNDDVRAQVQEWWKASDHATVVATIAFGMGIDKSDVRYVYHYNLPKGLESYSQEIGRAGRDGQPSVVEMLGGMDDVATLENFAYGDTPTAASVRALVDELLGAGASFDVSVFDLSSRHDIRQLVVKTALTYLELLGVIHQGTPFYAGYRIRLKEELKEVTGRFNGERKAFVEGIFRAASFGRTWYTLNPEDVAAKLGSDRGRVCRAIEYLGEQELAEVQASDARLRFTRTATHADAAALADELLERFARREAQEVERVRDVVALASRDGCITTGLLAHFGEERAEPCGHCTWCETGRATVFPAPPPAAPIERRVNAGEVRAVRDGQPDALGAPRQLARFLCGLTSPAVSRARMGRHPLFGALEDHRFADVLAWCEALG; from the coding sequence CCTGTGCTACCAGCTTCCCGCGCTCCTGCTGGACGGCGTGACGCTCGTCGTAAGCCCGCTGATCGCGCTGATGAAGGACCAGATCGACGCGCTGCGGGCGCTGGGGATCGACGCCGCGCGGCTGGACAGCTCGCTCAGCTTCGACGAGGCCAAGGCGGTGGAGAAGCGCCTCCTCTCCGGCGAGCTGCGCCTGCTCTACGTCTCGCCCGAGCGCTTCAACAACGAGCGTTTCCTCGAACTCCTCGGCCGCGTCCACGTCGCCCTCTTCGCGGTGGACGAGGCGCACTGCATCTCCGAGTGGGGGCACAACTTCCGCCCCGACTACCTGAAGCTGGCCGACATCGCGCGCACGCTGGGCGCCGAGCGCGTCCTGGCCCTCACCGCCACGGCCACGCCGCAGGTGGTGGACGACGTCTGCGCCAGCTTCCGCATCCCCCGCGACGGCGCGGTGGTCACGGGGTTCCATCGCCCCAACCTCTTCCTCTCCGTCCACCCCACCCGCCCCGGCGAGCGCGACGCCGAGCTGGTGCGGCGAGTGCGCTCGCGCCCGCCCGGGCCGGGGATCGTGTACGTCACCCTGCAGCGCACCGCCGAGCGCGTGGCGAAGCTGCTGGACGAGGCGGGGATCCCCGCGCGCGCCTACCACGCCGGGATGAACGACGACGTGCGCGCGCAGGTGCAGGAATGGTGGAAGGCGTCGGACCACGCCACGGTGGTCGCTACCATCGCCTTCGGGATGGGGATCGACAAGTCGGACGTGCGCTACGTCTACCACTACAACCTTCCCAAGGGACTGGAGAGCTACAGCCAGGAGATCGGCCGCGCCGGGCGCGACGGACAGCCGTCGGTGGTGGAGATGCTGGGGGGGATGGACGACGTGGCCACGCTGGAGAACTTCGCGTACGGCGACACGCCCACCGCGGCCTCCGTCCGCGCGCTGGTGGACGAGCTGCTGGGCGCCGGCGCCTCGTTCGACGTCTCCGTCTTCGACCTCTCCAGCCGCCACGACATCCGCCAGCTGGTGGTGAAGACGGCGCTCACCTACCTGGAGCTGCTCGGGGTAATCCACCAGGGAACGCCGTTCTACGCCGGCTACCGCATCCGCCTGAAGGAGGAATTAAAGGAGGTGACGGGACGCTTCAACGGCGAGCGGAAGGCGTTCGTGGAGGGGATCTTCCGCGCGGCCAGCTTCGGGCGCACGTGGTACACGCTGAACCCGGAGGACGTCGCCGCGAAGCTCGGCTCGGACCGGGGCCGCGTCTGCCGCGCGATCGAGTACCTGGGCGAGCAGGAGCTGGCCGAGGTGCAGGCCAGCGACGCGCGCCTGCGCTTCACCCGCACCGCCACGCACGCCGACGCCGCGGCCTTGGCGGACGAGCTGCTGGAGCGGTTCGCGCGGCGCGAGGCGCAGGAGGTGGAGCGGGTGCGCGACGTGGTGGCGCTCGCGTCGCGCGACGGGTGCATCACCACCGGGCTGCTGGCGCACTTCGGCGAGGAGCGGGCGGAGCCGTGCGGGCACTGCACCTGGTGCGAGACCGGCCGCGCCACCGTCTTCCCCGCCCCGCCGCCGGCCGCGCCCATCGAGCGGCGCGTGAACGCCGGCGAGGTGCGCGCCGTCCGCGACGGGCAGCCGGACGCGCTGGGGGCGCCGCGGCAGCTCGCGCGCTTCCTCTGCGGCCTCACCAGCCCCGCCGTGAGCCGCGCGCGCATGGGCCGCCACCCGCTCTTCGGCGCCCTCGAGGACCACCGCTTCGCCGACGTGCTCGCGTGGTGCGAGGCGCTGGGGTGA